One Companilactobacillus heilongjiangensis genomic window, TTTTTGACCAAGTTAACGAATTGGTTACCCAATGGTGGGATAACGTACTTGAAAGCTTGTGGTAAAACGATATAACGCATCGCTTGACTGAAAGTCATCCCTTGTCCACGAGCTGCTTCCATTTGTCCGGGGTCAACTGAATTGATACCGGCACGAACAGTTTCAGCGATAAAAGCAGACGTATAAATCGTCAAACCAATTGTTCCTGCTGTGAATCCGTTGATTTTGACAACGTACAACGGAATTACCAAGTAGAAAAACATTGTAATAACTAGTAGCGGAATATTACGGAAAACTTCTACATAAATATTACCGATGATACGTAAGAACTTATTTGGTACTACTTCGAGAATTGCGAACAGTGATCCGATAATTAAACTAAAGAACAGTGCCAGAACACTTGATAGCAACGTCCAACCAAATCCACTGATAAATGCACTCCAGTTACTTGTTAGTAGATGAATCATTTGCGTAGCACCTCCTTGTAGTTAAATCCAGGTACATTACCAAACCACTTAAGGATTAATTTATTGTATGTACCGTCAGCCTCAACTTCACCTAAAGCCTTGTTGATACCTGCTTTTAAGTCAGTCTGGCCCTTGTTGATACCAATACCATAAGGTTCAGTTGTAAAGGCTTCACCTTGTAGTTTGTAGCCAGGGTTCTTAACTGCCATACCAGCTAAAATAACGTTATCAGTTGTCAAAGCATCACCCTGACCTGACTTCAAAGCTGTTAGAGCTTGAGCATAATCAGGCAATTGGAGAACCCGAGCTTTTGGAGCAAATTTCTTAACATTTTGAACTGAGTTAGAGCCGACAACCCCAATGATTGTCTTGTTGTTAAGATCTTGAACTTTCTTAATTGGCGAACCGTCTTTAACTAAAATTGATTGACCCGCATCAAAGTATGACTTGGAAAAATCAATCGTCTTTTGACGTTCCGGCGTTATGGTCATTGTAGCGATGATAGCATCGATATTACCATTCTTTAACAAAGGGATACGTGACTGCGATGTAACGGTAACGAATTTAGCTTTGGCATCTTTACCATACATTTTCTTAGTAATAGCTTTGGCTAAATCAATTTCAAATCCCTTTTCTTGTCCGTCTTTAACATCCACCAAACCAAGCAACTTAGTATCGGCTTTAACACCCCAAGTTACTGTTTTGGATTTCTTGTTATTTTCATAAAGATTTTGTGACGACAGTGATTGTGAACCACAGCCGGCTAATGTAAAGACTAGAAGTAAAGAAGTGATAATTACTGCAAAATATTTCCAGCGTTTCATATTCTTACCCCCTAGTGTTTAATAATCTTGCTCAAAAACTGTGTAGCACGTTCGTTCGTTGGATGATTGAAGAAAGTATCCTTGTCGTCATCTTCCAAAATTTCACCGTCAGCCATAAAGATAACTCGGTTAGCAACTTCTTGAGCAAAGCCCATTTCGTGAGTAACGATTAGAGAAGTCATATCGCTTTGGCTAGTAACATACTTGATAACCTTCAAAACATCGTCGATCATTTCTGGATCCAAAGCACTGGTAGGTTCGTCAAAGAGCATGCAACGAGGTTTCATAGCTAAAGATCTAGCAATGGCGACACGTTGTTTTTGTCCACCAGAGATTTGTGAAGGCATATTATGGGCTTTATCAGCTAAGCCGACTTGATCAAGCAAAGCCATAGCCTGCTTTTTATTTTCTTCTTCATTCATTTTTAAAACGATTCTAGGTGCTAACATGATATTCTCAAGAACATCCTTGTTGGCGTACAAGTTAAAGTGTTGGAAAACCATTCCGACATCACGTCTAATACGGTTGATATCAGTTGATCTATCAGCAATATCACGTCCGTTGACAATTAATTGCCCTTCTTGAATCGTTTCCAAACCATTGACAGTTCTGGATAAAGTACTCTTACCTGATCCAGATGGTCCGATTAAAACAACTGTTTCACCCTTGTCAATTTCCAAGTTAATATCCTTTAAAGCATGGAAATCTCCGTAATACTTTTGCACATTGCGGAATTCAATCATTGATGACATAGCTAAATGCTCCCTTCTTACTTCGTGAAAAATAATTCTAAAAAATTATATTAAGAAAATTTTAATGTTTAAATTATGTTTTGGCAACAAAAAAACATTTTGTGAAAGAAATGTTCGTCTTTTTAACGAATGACCATTGACCCAGAAAAACTATAACACCAATGTTATAGGGATTATAATCTTAACGCTTTTTAAATTAAAAAAATTTTTACGAACAAATAAAAAAGTTCACTTTATTAAAACAAAAGTGAACTTTTTTAATGTTTTCGAAAAATTGTTGAGGATTTCGAAATCTATATAGATTAATTATTAAGGGGGGAAGTGCTTCTCGTTTCCGAGAAGCTGCGCACAAAAGGTTTTTCGTATTCTGTCTCCAGAGCTGAGAGTACCCGTTGTGCGCAGTTTCTCGGAAGAAACTGCTGGAACTTGTTACTTTATGCATGGTACTTATTGATAACCTATTTCAAATTCAACTAACAACGATTAATTAGTCGGAAGAGCTGGGAAATATTTGTGTGCCGTGGTAGTGGTATAAGTACGGAAGGAATTTTCCGTACTTATACCACCGGACGTGTTTGGAGACTTGACGAACTGTGTCAAGGCTTCAAACCGAGGTTCGAGACCGCATTTTGGCTCGGACCGTTCCGCACAGCTTGAGAATATTTCCCAGCTCTGGAGACGGCAGCACTACATGTTACTTTAGAACAATCTTCTTGTACAAATATCTAGTTAAGAAGTAATAACCAAGGTATAGAACGATGAAGATTGCGAATGGAATTTCAATATGGGCATATGGTTTATAAAGAATTGCGCTGAACATTTGTAATCCAATTAATACGTGAACCACTCCAAGGATTGCGGGAACTGAGAATAATACGGCAATTTCCTTGTTAATTGTTGAACGTAAAACTTTTGATCTCGTACCAATCTTGTAGAGCATGTTATAACGCTTAACATCCCCATTGGCACCGGACAAAATCTTGAACATTAAACAACTAGCTAACATGGCTAGAAAGGCAATTCCCAGGAAGAATCCCATGAATTCTAATCCAGAGAAGAAACCATTGATCATTGTATAGGCACTGTATTTATCGCCACCAGCATTTTTCAAAACTGGATAACGTTTAACTTCAGCTTTTGAGATAGCCTTAATTTCAGATAGATTATCCTTGAATGAGTTAGTTTTAACCAAGACAGTTGTTGTTTCGGGAGCATTAATTGCCTTATATTCTTGGTCGCTGACAAATTTAGCAACATGACCACGTTGATCAGGCATTCTTGTATTCATCAATTCATATTTGGCATTATCATTTTTACTTGGATTGGTTGAAGTCCGAAGTTTTGAAACCATTGTCTTCGTATCAATTTGTGAATAACCGATTGGTTGTTTTTCGAATTCACTTGCTTGATAGTAGACATTTGTCTTATCAGATTTAAAGTTATAAGTATTTTTCTTATCAATATTCAAACTCTTCAAACGTTTTTGTTGCGCAGCATCTGGGTTGGTTAATTGAACATCATAATAGTTCTGACCGTTAACTACATTGTCGATTTGGTTATTGAAACCTAGTCCAACTGTAATAGCACCAAGGGCTAAAGCGAACATGATCGATACCATTGAGAGAATCTTAGTGTAGTCGTTCATTCTAAAACTCAATTGTGACAAGGTGAAATTGTTCAAACCTTTTTGAGAATACTTCGTGTTGCGTTTCAACATTCCGATAATTGTTGTAACGAATGAATTGATCATGAAGTACGTTCCACCAACGATTGTTACCAAAGCAATTGGAATCCCAATCATGATGAAACCGGCGTTTTGACCGATATACCACATTGATAAATAACCAATAATTAGTAAAATCAAACCAAGAACAGCTTGGACAGCTTTTAAAACGCCGTTACGCTTAATTTTAACTGGTTGACTGTCACGGTTTAATAGTGTTAAAACCTTGCTACGACGGAGTGAAATTGAATTTCTAATCGCTGAGAACATGAAGATAATGATGAAGAATGCGAACGTCCACAATAAAGCAGGTAGATAGAAACTGTTGAAATGTTTAACTTGCATATCTAGGGCGTTGATAATCCACTTGCTGACAAAGCCAGTTGCTAGAATACCAATGGCTGAGCCAATCAATGTTGAAATAGCACCAATAGCGAATGTTTCAACAAATATCATGCGGGAAATCTTGCTGCTCTTGGCACCGAGCATCATGAACATCCCATATTCCTTTTGACGCATGCTCAACAGAAAAGTGTTGGCATAATTGACGTAAACTATCGTTATGATAGCTAACAGTACAATCCCGAATCCGAAGATAAAACTAGTTGCTGCGGCCGGAGAATTGGACTTTAGAAAATTTTGATTAGTTGCCAGTGACATAAACATGTAGAAAATGGCTGAAGCAATCGTCAAGCCAGAAAACAGCACGCTGTAATCACGTATTCGATGTTTAATGCCACTCAAGGCTAATTTGTTTAACATAATGTCCTCCCCTCCTATTCAGCGAATGTTCCTAGTGAATCCAAGATTTCTTGATAGTATTCAGCACGACTGTCGTCTTCTTTCTTCAACTCTTGGCCGATTTCACCATCTTTGATGAATAAAATACGGTCACAGAAACTGGCTGAGAATGGATCATGCGTTACAAGTAAAATTGAAACGTTATCTTCACGATTGATTTTTGTCAGTGTGTCCATCAAAGCACGAGCACTCTTAGAATCAAGCGCACCAGTCGGTTCATCACCAAAGACAATTGATGGTTCGTGGACTAAGGCACGAGCAGCCGCAACACGTTGTTTTTGACCACCAGATAATTCAGTTGGATAGTGATTTAAAATTTCAGTTAAACCAAGTTTTTCAGCAATACTCATAACGGCTGGTTTGATTGATTTAGCAGGTTTATTTTGTAATGCCAAAGGCAAAGCAATATTTTCGTAAGCAGTTAAATTTTCTAGTAAGTTGAAATCTTGGAAAATGAAACCAATTTTATTAGCTCGGAAATTAGCCATTTGATTATTCTTTAATTTAGTAATATCTTGGCCAGCAATTTCAACACGACCACTAGTTGGTGTATCTAAGGTAGATAGAATATTTAGTAGCGTTGTCTTACCTGAACCTGAAGCACCCATAATTCCTACGAATTCGCCGGGTTTTACTTCAAAATTAACGTCTGACAAAGCCTTAAATTGTTTCTCACCAGCCTTACCATAAATTTTTTCAATATTTTGTACATCGACGATTTTTTGCATTTGTACTTCCCTCCATTTGATATATCTATCATAACTGGATAGCCATTTTGGGTCGTGCGATTCTTCTTACATTTCCTTACATTTTTGTAAGTCAATCTTTCATTGTGATATATAATATTTTTGGACTATCAATTCGCAAAGATGGCCTAAAAAAAAATTAACGTGTTGTAATATGCCGTCTCCAGAGCCGGAGAATATTCACTGGCTGTGCGGACCGGGCCGAGCCAAGGTCTCGTCCCTCGGTTTGAAGCCTTACCATAAACCGGTAAGTCTCCAAACACGCCCGGTGGTGTAAGAGCGGGAAAACCACCCGCCCTAACACCACTTCCACTGCCCACAAATATTCTCCGGCTCTTACGACTATTTTTCCGATATTAAATTAGTTATAAAAGTATTCTGAATTTTTATAATTTGCTTACTTTGACGTTGGAATGTCGCTGAATACCTCTAACTATGGATTAAGTGACAAATCCAGTGACAATTTATTTAAGTAACTAGAAAATTCCAGTTTAATTATTCAGCATATAAAGATAAATTAGTTGGAAGAGCTGAGAGTATTCATATGCCGCGAAAGTGGCGTTATGGCTTTAGCCATTACACCACCGGGCGTGTTGGAGACTTTCTGGTCTTTGGAAAGGCTTCAACCGAGGTTCGAGACCGCTCTTTGGCTCGGGCCGTTCCGCGCAGCATTATGAATACTCTCAGCTCTGGAAACGGCACATAATACGTTAAATCTACACAAAGGGGTGTATTTCCGATGGGGAAAAATTTGCCAAATATCGACTCCGGTTCTAAGAAGTCGTTTATTAGTTGGCCTGTCGTTGCTTTAATGGATTTCGTTACCGTTATTGGCTTCGATGATATTGTCTACAATTTCCATAACCAAGGTTTGGGAATCGTATTTACTTGGATTATTATGCTATTCGTATTCGTTGTACCTTATGAGATGATGGTTGGTCATCTTGGTTCAACATTTGATGAAGAAGGTGGTGGCGTTACTTCTTGGGTACGTGCCACTGGCGGTAATGTCTGGGGCTATATTTGTGCTTGGACTGTTTGGGTTTCTAGTTTGCCTTATATTGTCGATGTCGCTAACTCAACGTTGGTGTCATTTGGCTGGTTGATCAACGGTAACAGTTCAATGTCAGATAAGATGAGCAACTCAATGTTTGCCCTTTTGACAGCCGTAATTTTTACAGTCTTTATTTTCATCCAACATTATTTGAGAAACTCACTACAAATTTTGAGTATTCTCGGTGGTGGTGCGATGTTTATCATCTCAATTTTGTATGTCATCATGACTTTTGTTTATTTGAGCAAAGGTAACATGCCACATACCCAACCATTTACTATAAAATCATTTATTCCTAAGTTTGATATGCATTACCTTTCAACATTTGGACTCGTCATCTTTGCGATGAACGGATCAGAATTCGCTGCACCATACGTTACAGAAATGAAGAACGGTAAACGTGATTTTCCAAAAGCTATGTGGATGCTAGCCATTATGACTGGTTTTCTAACAGTGCTTGGTTCATTTGCCTTGGGAGTATTCTTCAATGCCCACCATTTGCCAAATGACTTGAAGATGAACGGTTCTTACTATGCTTTCCAATACATGGGACAAGAATTCGGCATGGGTCGTTTCTTCCTATACTTATTCGCTATAACGCAGGCACTATACATGATGGCGCAATTGGCTGTCCTCTTGGATGCCGGAACGAGAATGTTCCTATCTGATACCGCGAAAGAATATTTACCAAAAGGTCTTACTAAAACTGATAAGCGTGGCCTACCAATCAACGGTTACTGGCTAACGACTGGTATTTGTACCCTTATCATGGTCATGAGTGCAACGTTGCCAAATATGAATTCAATCTTCAATCAACTCTTGAATCTAAATGGTATCGTTTCACCATATACAACCTGTTTCCTATTCAGTTCCTTTATCCTAGTTAGATTACACGATGATAAATTCAAATCTGACTTCGTTTATATTAAAAATAAATATTTTGCTATTTTAGTTGGTATTTGGTGTTTTGCAATCACCTTCGGAGCTGCCACATTAGGTATCTTTCCAACTGATGAAACACCTGGTACTTCCGCATGGACACACGTTTTGACATTGAATATTTTGGAACCTGTTTTGATGATTTTAATTGGGATTATTTTGCCTTTGATTGCTTACTATCAAAGATCACATGAAACTAACTAACTGCCTTGTTGTCATTTAATGTTAAGCTAATTAAAGATTATTATTAATATAATTAGTTTCGTTTAACTAAAAAAGATTATATTTACATAGCCATCTTTTTTAGTTAAACGAATTCGTCGGAAGAACTGGGAAATATTTACCGGCTGTGGGTGTGGCGTTAGAGCTTTAGCTCTTACACCACCGGGCGAGTTTGGAGACTCGCGGGTTGTGCGAGGCTTCAAACCGAGGTTCGAGACCGCTCTTTGGCTCGGACCGGTCCGCATAGCAGGTGAATATTTTCCAGCTCTGGAGACAGCAAAAAATCCGAATTTCTAGTAATATATAAATAAACCAATAAAAGCTGAGGGGTCTTCATATGATTGATGAAATTTTAAAAGACATTGAACAGTACCAAAAAATTATTATTCTCAGACATCAAAATCCTGATCCTGATGCCATTGGTTCACAAATTGGTTTGAAAACCATCTTGCAAGAATCTTTTCCAACCAAGGATATTTATGTAACGGGAATCGACTTAACCGTGCTCGATTGGATTGGCAAGATGGACCAAATTTCTAGTGACGTTTATCAAGATGCCCTAGTTATTGCAGTCGATACTGCCAATTCTCCACGGCTCGACAATGATGGAGCTTATCAAAAGGCAGCCAAAGTTATTAAAATTGACCACCATCCCAATGTTGATCCATTCGGCGATATTAATTGGGTTGATGAATCATATTCAAGTTGTGCCGAAATGATTTACACATTGACTGACGAATTGGAGCCACTCAAGGTTTCGAAAAAATCAGCGTTCAGCCTCTATTCTGGTATCGTCGGTGATACTAACCGTTTCTTATATGGAGAAACCGACTATCGGACGTTGAGAATTTCCGCTGAATTAGCTAAAACTGGAATCGATATTTCTCAGATTGCCTTGCACGAAGATGAGATGTCATTGCAAGTAGCCCGTTTGGAAGCCTATATTCTGGATAACTTTCAGATTACCGATTCTGGATTTGGCTACATCATTATCCGAAAACCTACATTTGATAAATTCAATTTAAATGATGGCGAGTTGGATCACGCTGTTCCTTTGATTGGCCGCATTAATACCATCAATAAT contains:
- a CDS encoding amino acid ABC transporter permease — translated: MIHLLTSNWSAFISGFGWTLLSSVLALFFSLIIGSLFAILEVVPNKFLRIIGNIYVEVFRNIPLLVITMFFYLVIPLYVVKINGFTAGTIGLTIYTSAFIAETVRAGINSVDPGQMEAARGQGMTFSQAMRYIVLPQAFKYVIPPLGNQFVNLVKNSSVLAFVAGFDLMYQGNAIASQTFDTVNTYIIVGVFYLIITLPISYYMQHLERKLA
- a CDS encoding glutamate ABC transporter substrate-binding protein encodes the protein MKRWKYFAVIITSLLLVFTLAGCGSQSLSSQNLYENNKKSKTVTWGVKADTKLLGLVDVKDGQEKGFEIDLAKAITKKMYGKDAKAKFVTVTSQSRIPLLKNGNIDAIIATMTITPERQKTIDFSKSYFDAGQSILVKDGSPIKKVQDLNNKTIIGVVGSNSVQNVKKFAPKARVLQLPDYAQALTALKSGQGDALTTDNVILAGMAVKNPGYKLQGEAFTTEPYGIGINKGQTDLKAGINKALGEVEADGTYNKLILKWFGNVPGFNYKEVLRK
- a CDS encoding amino acid ABC transporter ATP-binding protein yields the protein MIEFRNVQKYYGDFHALKDINLEIDKGETVVLIGPSGSGKSTLSRTVNGLETIQEGQLIVNGRDIADRSTDINRIRRDVGMVFQHFNLYANKDVLENIMLAPRIVLKMNEEENKKQAMALLDQVGLADKAHNMPSQISGGQKQRVAIARSLAMKPRCMLFDEPTSALDPEMIDDVLKVIKYVTSQSDMTSLIVTHEMGFAQEVANRVIFMADGEILEDDDKDTFFNHPTNERATQFLSKIIKH
- a CDS encoding FtsX-like permease family protein; translated protein: MLNKLALSGIKHRIRDYSVLFSGLTIASAIFYMFMSLATNQNFLKSNSPAAATSFIFGFGIVLLAIITIVYVNYANTFLLSMRQKEYGMFMMLGAKSSKISRMIFVETFAIGAISTLIGSAIGILATGFVSKWIINALDMQVKHFNSFYLPALLWTFAFFIIIFMFSAIRNSISLRRSKVLTLLNRDSQPVKIKRNGVLKAVQAVLGLILLIIGYLSMWYIGQNAGFIMIGIPIALVTIVGGTYFMINSFVTTIIGMLKRNTKYSQKGLNNFTLSQLSFRMNDYTKILSMVSIMFALALGAITVGLGFNNQIDNVVNGQNYYDVQLTNPDAAQQKRLKSLNIDKKNTYNFKSDKTNVYYQASEFEKQPIGYSQIDTKTMVSKLRTSTNPSKNDNAKYELMNTRMPDQRGHVAKFVSDQEYKAINAPETTTVLVKTNSFKDNLSEIKAISKAEVKRYPVLKNAGGDKYSAYTMINGFFSGLEFMGFFLGIAFLAMLASCLMFKILSGANGDVKRYNMLYKIGTRSKVLRSTINKEIAVLFSVPAILGVVHVLIGLQMFSAILYKPYAHIEIPFAIFIVLYLGYYFLTRYLYKKIVLK
- a CDS encoding ABC transporter ATP-binding protein, yielding MQKIVDVQNIEKIYGKAGEKQFKALSDVNFEVKPGEFVGIMGASGSGKTTLLNILSTLDTPTSGRVEIAGQDITKLKNNQMANFRANKIGFIFQDFNLLENLTAYENIALPLALQNKPAKSIKPAVMSIAEKLGLTEILNHYPTELSGGQKQRVAAARALVHEPSIVFGDEPTGALDSKSARALMDTLTKINREDNVSILLVTHDPFSASFCDRILFIKDGEIGQELKKEDDSRAEYYQEILDSLGTFAE
- a CDS encoding APC family permease; this encodes MGKNLPNIDSGSKKSFISWPVVALMDFVTVIGFDDIVYNFHNQGLGIVFTWIIMLFVFVVPYEMMVGHLGSTFDEEGGGVTSWVRATGGNVWGYICAWTVWVSSLPYIVDVANSTLVSFGWLINGNSSMSDKMSNSMFALLTAVIFTVFIFIQHYLRNSLQILSILGGGAMFIISILYVIMTFVYLSKGNMPHTQPFTIKSFIPKFDMHYLSTFGLVIFAMNGSEFAAPYVTEMKNGKRDFPKAMWMLAIMTGFLTVLGSFALGVFFNAHHLPNDLKMNGSYYAFQYMGQEFGMGRFFLYLFAITQALYMMAQLAVLLDAGTRMFLSDTAKEYLPKGLTKTDKRGLPINGYWLTTGICTLIMVMSATLPNMNSIFNQLLNLNGIVSPYTTCFLFSSFILVRLHDDKFKSDFVYIKNKYFAILVGIWCFAITFGAATLGIFPTDETPGTSAWTHVLTLNILEPVLMILIGIILPLIAYYQRSHETN
- a CDS encoding DHH family phosphoesterase, with translation MIDEILKDIEQYQKIIILRHQNPDPDAIGSQIGLKTILQESFPTKDIYVTGIDLTVLDWIGKMDQISSDVYQDALVIAVDTANSPRLDNDGAYQKAAKVIKIDHHPNVDPFGDINWVDESYSSCAEMIYTLTDELEPLKVSKKSAFSLYSGIVGDTNRFLYGETDYRTLRISAELAKTGIDISQIALHEDEMSLQVARLEAYILDNFQITDSGFGYIIIRKPTFDKFNLNDGELDHAVPLIGRINTINNWIVVSEKEPNHFRVNLRSKNVAINGVAEKFGGGGHPLASGVYVGSMDEVEALIKDMDNLNK